The genomic stretch ATCACGTAGCAGCTTTACGTGCTGGAAAACAATTAAAGTTAGCGATGACAATTGCTGCAGCAGGTGAACCACCTTTGAATGATTTATTTGTTCAGCTAAATGGTTTTAGTAATGCCCTTAACCGTTTGACTGCTTTGCAGAAATAATTAAAAAAATAAAATAAAGGCGGCCTTAAAAGTCCGCTTTTATTTTGTACGTATAGTCTGAACATTAAAACGATAAGATTTAAAATTAATCCTATAATTGCGTGCTTTTAAAGTTTTCAGATTATTTTCTGTTTCTTCTATTTTCATTGCACTCTTTTTAATTTTGATATTTGTTTTCTAGCTTCATTATTATTAAATAGAGAGATGAAGAATTTGGACTATTTAGTTTTTTATTCATGAGATTTTGAAATATAAAACGATTATTCAATATACAAATTCATTTTAATAAAGGTTTTCTATACGCTTTTCTGTTTCCTTGATTGAAAGGGATAACGCATGGTTTATGCATTGCTTCAAACACTGGATTGGATTTTTGATCTTTATATTTATATTTTAATCTCTAGTGTCATTTTTTCTTGGCTTTATGTTTTTAATATCATAAATTCGCGCAATCGCTTTGTTATTTTGATAGGAAACTTTCTATATCGCCTTACAAATCCCGTTTTAAGCCCCATCCGGAAAATTTTACCAAATTTGGGAACAATTGATATTTCGCCTATTGTGGTGTTCATTATTATTTATTTTATTCGTAATTTCATGTGGCGCGTTTACGCAAGCATGTATCTATAGAAATACGATTTAAGGTAAATACATGTTTTATCAAGTTGATAAAAATAACTTGATTTTGTTTGTATATCTCATTCCCAAATCATCCGTTGACAAAATAATAGGGATTGAAAGTAAGGATGGTGAAAAACAATATCTGACTATACGCCTTCGTGCTGTTCCTGAAGATGGAAAAGCAAATAAAGCTCTCATTAAATTTCTTGCGAAGCAGTGGAAAATTCCACCTTCTTCTATTTCTCTGACAAGCGGTGCAACATCTCGCTACAAACGGCTTCATTTTTCAACACATTTAGAGGAGCTAAAGCAGATATGGCAATCCTTTGGAGATTGTATCTCGTAGAAAAATAAATAATAAAGCCTATCAAAAATAGGCTTTATTATATTAAAATTGTTATATTTCTTTATTGCGTTCAACGGCTTGCTTAATGAGTTCATGCGCGAAGTTCTTATCACGCCACCCTTCAATTTTAGCCCATTTCCCAGGCTCCAAATCTTTATAATGCTTGAAGAAATGTTCAATTTGTTTGAGTGTAATCTCAGCCAGGTCTGTATAGTCATGAATATTGATATAGCGTTTTGTTAATTTTGGCGTTGGAATGGCAATAATTTTTTCATCTTTACCACCATCATCTTCCATCATCAGAGCCCCGATGGGGCGAACATTGATCACACAACCAGGCATAAGTGGACGGGTATTACAGATAAGCACATCAATAGGATCACCATCATCTGAAAGCGTATGAGGGACAAAACCATAATTTCCAGGATAAACCATTGAGGTATGAAGAAAACGGTCAACGAATAATGCGCCCGACTTTTTATCCATCTCATATTTTATTGGCTGACCACCAAGAGAGACTTCCACAATAACATTAATATCTTCTGGCGGGTTTTTGCCTACGGGTATTTCTTTAATATTCATAGAGACATCCTTTCTGGGATAAAGTGAGGCTTACAATCAAATATTTGACCAAAGAGGTTATGCAATTAGCTTGAAATTGATGCACGTGTTTTTTCAAAACGTTTACGTTCATTGGGATCAAGATAAAGTTTGCGGAGCCGAATATTTTTAGGGGTAACCTCCACAAGTTCATCATCTTGTATCCACGATAGGGCACGTTCTAATGTCATTTTAATGGGAGGCGTTAACTTTACGGCTTCATCTTTTCCAGAAGCACGCATATTGGTGAGTTTTTTTCCTTTTAACACATTGACTTCTAAGTCGTTATCGCGTGAGTGGATGCCAATAATCATCCCTTGATAGACTTTCACACCTGCATCAATGATCATAGGTCCGCGATCTTCAAGATTAAAAAGAGCATAAGCAACAGATTCACCGTTGTCGTTTGAAATCATAACACCATTAACACGACCAGCAATGTCTCCTTTATAAGGTTCATAAGTATGGAAAAGGCGATTCATAATAGCTGTACCACGGGTGTCTGTTAAAAGTTCAGACTGATAACCAATGAGTCCTCGGGTAGGCGCGTAAAAAACAAGGCGGACACGATTCCCTCCAGAAGGACGCAATTCCACCATTTCACCTTTACGTTCAGACATTTTTTGCACAACAGTACCGGAATATTCTTCATCAACATCGATAACAACTTCTTCTATTGGCTCAAGAGTTATTCCATTTTCATCTTTTTGCATCACAACACGTGGACGTGAAACACTAAGCTCAAATCCTTCACGGCGCATATTTTCAATGAGAACCGCAAGCTGTAATTCTCCTCGTCCTGACACATAGAAAGAATCTTTATCGGCTGATTCTTCAATTTTAAGCGCGACATTGCCTTCTGCTTCTTTTAACAAACGGTCACGGATGACACGGCTTGTTACTTTATCTCCTTCCGTTCCAGCAAGGGGACTATCATTGACAAGGAAACTCATCGTAACAGTAGGAGGATCAATGGGTTGGGCAGTCAAGGGTTCATTAACAGCTGGATCACAGAAAGTATCCGCAACGGTACCTTTTTGTAGACCTGCAATCGCAACAATATCACCAGCACTTCCTTCTTCAATAGGTTGCCGTTCTAGACCACGAAATGCTAAAATTTTTGAAATACGCCCAGTTTCTAAAAGTTTTCCATCTTGCCCAAGGACTTTAACATTTTGATTGGGCTTTAGAGAGCCGGAATGAATACGACCTGTAATAATTCGTCCCAAAAATGGATCTGCTTCAAGAATAGTTCCAATCATGCGAAATGGTCCTTCTGCGACACGAGGAGAAGGAACATGGCGCGTTACAAGATCAAATAAAGATTCCAACCCTTGATCTTTTGGACCTTCTGGGGCTTCAGCCATCCATCCATCGCGCCCAGATCCATAAAGAATAGGAAAATCTAGCTGTTCGTCGGTTGCATCAAGAGCGGCAAAAAGGTCAAAAACCTCATTAATGACTTCATCAACGCGTGCATCAGGTCGGTCAATTTTATTAATAGCAACAATAGGGCGCAATCCTACTTTTAATGCTTTACCAACGACAAATTTTGTTTGTGGCATAGGTCCTTCAGCAGCATCAACAAGTACGATGGCTCCATCAACCATGTTTAGAATACGCTCAACTTCTCCACCAAAATCGGCATGTCCTGGTGTATCAACAATATTAATTCGGGTATCTTTCCAAACGACAGATGTCACTTTCGCTAGAATTGTAATTCCACGCTCTTTTTCAATATCGTTTGAATCCATCATACGTTCGCTTGTACGCTGATTATCACGGAAGTTTCCTGATTGCTTGAGAAGTCCATCTACAAGCGTTGTTTTCCCATGGTCAACGTGGGCAATGATGGCAATGTTACGCAATTGCATAAATTTTCTTCTTTTCGTTTAATGAAATTTCATTTGAGGCAAAGTCTTTACGTTCTTTGCCTGACTATTAAAAAGACCTTTTACATGTTTTTTTATAATTTTGGAAGATGGAGGCCATATTTTTATGGCAAAATGATTCTTTCAAGTCTTTAAGGCTCTATAAAGGCTCAATTGCTGGAGTTTTTTCAACATCCAGATTTAATGCAACTGCATATTTGAGATAAATATGGAGATAATGATAATTAAGAATATTATAAGAAGCACTAACTTTTCTAGGATAGTTTAGAAAAAGAGTTATGATCTTGATTGATTGATGAAATGCAAATACAGCCCGATTTATAAAGAAGTATGAAGACACCAAAGGAAAATTCTTTTCTTTACCGTTATTTTTAATTCACAGTTATGCTTTCAAAAGTATCTCAAAAAATACAGTTTAAACCATTAAGATTGGTGTCTTGCTTACACTTATTATCTTCTTTTAAAGAGAGGTACCCTAGTATCCTCATCCATTTCATGATAAGATCAATGAATGCTATAATATACGTCAATGGTGTATTATAAATGCCCTTGTGAAGCGTATAAAGCCTATTGATGACCCCTTAATTATTCTTTCTCAGCTGTCAATATCGCGACAGCTTTTATATTTTGAGAGAAGACATAAGAAGTCTTTTACTCCTTTCTTGAATAATTTTCCATCTACAAACTCATTACGTTTGTGACCGGCAAGAGGATGACTTTAATTGATAAAATATGAGAATGAGAAGATTTATGATGAGGGGGTTTTTATGGTATTCGGCGCTATTATTTAATATCAAAACGATGGATTATCATTATAAAAAAATATGGTACCTATGAAATGGTGCGATAGAAAACAAATAATAGGCTTGTTTTCTTATGGAAAAATCTAGTGAGATGACAAGATTTTTCCGTAAGGGTATGTTTTTACGTTACATGTTTAAAGAAGAGTTCCTGACAAAATGAGGGATGCTACAGAAAAATAGATGATAATGCCCATGACATCGACTAGAGTTGCCACAAAAGGAGCAGAAGCGCTTGCTGGATCAAATTTTAAACCTTTAAGGATAAAGGGCAACATAGAGCCAGAGAGAGAGCCGAAGGTAACGATGCCGACTAAAGCTGCACCTACTGTTGTTGAAACAGCAATCCAATGTTGTCCATAGTCATAGATACCGAGTTTTTGCCAAAGAGCGATGCGCGTAACACCAATAATTCCAAGTAAGAGACCAAGGGATAGGCCTGTTGGAATTTCACGAATGATAACTTTCCACCAGTCTTTCAGTGTGAGTTCACGTAAAGCCAACGCGCGGATAATAAGGGATGTCGCTTGTGAACCGGAATTTCCTCCTGAACTCATAATGAGGGGAATAAACAGTGTAAGAATAATTGCTTTTTCAAGTTCTGTTTCGAAATGTTGCATAGCGCTTGCGGTCAGCATTTCACCGATAAAGAGTAAAGCGAGCCAGCCGCCGCGTTTTTTCATCATTTCAAGAAACTTGATTTGCATATAGGGCTTATGAAGCGCTTCCATACCCCCAAATTTATAGGCATCTTCATTCATCTCATCGACCATAGTATCAAGCACATCGTCAACGGTTACAATGCCAATAACATGATTATTTTCATCAACGACGGGCACAGAGAGAAGGTCATGGCGCTGGAAAAGGCGTGCAATATCTTCATGATGTGTGAAAGGCGATATTGTAACGGGCGAGTCATGGGTAGGGACATTAAGAATTTGTTCATCAGGTGAGGCAAGAATAAGGTTACGCAGTGAAACGGCTTTAAGAAGAGTCCCTTTTTTGGGGTCAATCACATAGCTGGTATAAACTGTTTCACGTGTTCGCTCGACTTCACGAATGTGATCCAAAGTTTTTTGTATGGTCCAGTTTGAAGGAACCGCTATAAACTCTGTTGTCATCAGTGCCCCTGCTGTATGATCAGGATAACTGGTGAGTTTTTTAAGTTCAGCGCGCGTTAAGGGTTTAAGCAAGGCATAAAGCCGCGTGCGGGTTTCTTTATCCATTTCTTGAAAGACGTCTGCAGCAGCATCTGCAGACATACCATCAAGAATTTCAACTGCACGATTTATGGGGAGAAGTTCTAAAATAGCAACAGGTTGTTCAAGCTCTGGTTTATCAAAAAGTTCGATAACATACTCAAGAGGCAGAAGACTGAGAATAGTGACACGTTCCATGATATCAAGGTCATTGATAATATCAATAGAGTCAGCAAAATGCAGACTTTTTAATTTTTCAGCGAGAGCTTCAGGAGAAAAATTTTTGAAGTCGAAGGCTGTTTTGATTTCAGTCATGATAAAATACCTCCTGAAAAATTGGAGAGTTATAAATCTAGATAAGATGATGAGATAAAAAATAATAAAAGTTTATGAAAGATTCGCAAAAAACCTCCCCAACGATACCTCCAATTGTTAATATTTTAAGTAAAGTCAAGGATAAATTGTAAATTATAAACAATTTTTAAATCACTGAAAGCAAAAATACAGTCTAATTTCATGATAATATGAAGGCGTAAATGTAAAAATCAGTTCTCATTTTTAGCATCATTTCTTTAGTACAGCTTTGCAATTTTTAAAAGAATCTACAGAAATGTTTTGTAAACAGTAGAGATGAAGCCTTTCTTCAAATTTTTTTATCAATAGGCAATTTCATTATGATGTGCGAGCGAATGATCTTTATTGCTTCAATATAAGATGGTTTAAAATGAAAGGATCCTATGATATTCGATTTTCTCATTCAATATAAAAAACAATAAATTATCATTATAAATCAAAGATTTTGTTTGATAATTGTAGAAATTCTTATTTTTATTGATTTCATGAAGCTAAGATATTCCTTATTCAATAGAGCTTTGACAGGTAATTTTGAAAGGCATGAAATAGTCTGAGTATTGATCAATTTGTGTCGTAAAGATAATTGTTGCAGCTAAAATTTATAATGGAGACATAAAATATTATGACAAAATCAGCAGTGCTGGATTGGAAAGGATTTTCAGGTCTTCCTGATTTTTCTTCTATAAGAGATGAAGATTTCAAACCCGCTTTTGAACAGGGACTTCAAGAAGCCGAAGAAGAATTAGAGGCGATTGCGATGGTGCAAGAACCACCAACGCTTGAGAATTTTTTGCAACCTTTTGAGCTTTGTGGCAAAGCGCTTGATCGTGTCTGTTCAATATTTTTCTTGCGCGCCAGTGCTCATACGAATGCGTTGATTCAACAGCTCGAACAAGAGTTTGTTGTAAAACTTTCCCGTTATTCTTCAAAAATGATGATGGATGCGCGGATATTTGCAAAAATAGATGCACTTTATAAACAGTCGCAGCAGGGCATATTTGAGAGTGAAACAACACGTGTTCTTGAATTATGGTGGAAAAAGTTCGTTTGTCATGGTGCAAAACTAGACAATAAAGCTCAGAAACGGCTGGTGGAAATTAATGAAAGACTTGCTTTTTTAAATGCTACTTTTGGACAGAACGTCTTAAATGATGAAGCTGAATGGATTCTATTTTTAACACAAACAGATTTATCTGGTTTGCCGGAAGATCTTATTGCTTCAATGAAGGAAATTGCATGTGAAAGAGGCAATAAAGAAGCCTATGCGTTAACATTAGCACGCTCGATTGTTGAACCTTTTTTAAAATTCTCAAATCGTCGTGATTTGCGTGAGGTTGCATTCCAAGCTTGGGCTAAACGTGGTGAAAATAATAACAAGAATGATAATCGCTCCCTTATTTTAGAGATTGTTGCGCTTCGAGATGAGCAGGCTAAATTATTGGGATATAAATCTTTCGCAGATTTGAAACTCGATAATACCATGGCTAAAAGTGTTGCTTCCGTTATGGATTTGCTGATGCCTGTATGGGAGCGCGCAAGAGCGAAGGCTTCTGCTGAGCAAATTGAATTACAAAATTTTGCCAACAGTCAGGGAAGCAATGAATCTTTAGCTGCTTGGGATTGGCGTTATTATGCTGAAAAGCTTCGCACTGAAAAATTTTCTTTCGATAGCGCTGAAATTAAATATTATTTTCAACTTGATCGTATGATTAAAGCGGCTTTTGGAGTAGCAGAAAAACTCTTTGGCATTACTTTTGAAGAAAAAAATGCTGTTGTACTTTGGCATCCTGATGCTCGTTTGTGGGAAGTAAAGAAATCTGATGGAAGTTTACTGGGGCATTTCATTGGTGATTATTTTGCACGCTCTTCAAAACGTTCTGGTGCCTGGATGAGCCAATTGCAATCACAACATAAATTGGATGGCGGTCAAAAACCGGTTATCTACAATATTTGTAATTTTGCTAAACCTTCTAAAGGTGAGATGGCACTTTTATCACTTGATGATGCACGGACACTTTTCCATGAATTTGGGCATGCATTGCATGGTTTGCTTTCTGATGTCACATGGCCCTCTGTAGCGGGAACATCTGTTTCACGTGATTTTGTTGAACTTCCCTCTCAACTTTATGAACATTGGTTAACCGTACCAGAGGTTTTAAAATCTTATGCTATACATACAAAAACAGGGCATCCAATCTCTCAAGAGTTAATCGATAAAGTTTTAGCGGCACAGACATTTAATGCGGGATTTTCTGCGGTTGAATTTATCTCATCCGCTCTCGTGGATATGGCTTTTCACAAAGGAGAAACAGTCACGGATCCAACAATTTTTGAACATAAAAAATTAGAAAAGTTGCAAATGCCTGATACAATTATTATGCGTCATCGTCCCTCACATTTTATGCATGTGTTTGCAGGGGATGGTTATGCTGCTGGATACTATTCTTATATGTGGTCGGAGGTACTTGATGCTGATGCTTTTCAAGCATTTGAAGAAACTGGTGATGTCTTTAATTCAGAGCTTGCTGATCTTTTAAAGCGTTTTATTTATTCTGCTGGGGGAAGTCGCGATCCAGAGGAACTTTATAAAGCTTTTCGGGGACGGATGCCTTTACCAGAGGCAATGATGAACAAACGTGGATTATAAGCTATAACGGTATGGTTAACACCATGCCGTTTTTATCTTATCCGCAAGATGCAGTTGCGATTTATGAAAATCTTCTCTTTATTTATGTTTTTGTAAACAGTATTTTTTATCTTATTCGCTTTTCGTTTTATGGGGGAAATGAGATTTTGTATCTTAAACAGACATTATGGGAAAGAAAAATTATCAGCGCGATCTTTTTGATGCCCATTTGGCGGAAACCATGATTTTTTTATAAAACTTGATTTTCTTCTGCCTAAAAGGTGGGTATTTTGTTGTGCCATATCATCGAGGCTCATCGGAGGTTGACGCATCATTTTACTTGTCTCTTGTTTTTCTGATTCTTGTATAAGTTTTTGAAGTGTTTGATCGGTTGAGTATGGATCGTCATGAGAAAAGGCATGAAAATTTAAAATACTTTCTAATGGTTTTTCTAAATAAGAGGCAAGTTTTTTCTTTCCCTCAGAGGTGAAATGAATGCCATTATTGGTGCGTAATTTGGCTATTTTTCCATGAATATCATAGCCTGAAAAAGAAAAGCTTCCTTCTTCATCAATAAAACCACCCCAGATATCAAGAAAATATCCTCCTGCTTTTTCTGTTTCTTGTTTGTAGAGCGCATTAAAAAATTTCATTTTTTGTGTCAAAAGGTCATTTCCAAAAGCAGGCTGACCTATCCATATCCATGATTTTCCAGAGGCGTGAAGACTTTCAGTAATTTCGATAATTCTTTGTTTGTAGATGCGCATCCATTCTGATTGATCTGTGTTAATGATGCTATAAGAGTCTTTGATGGGTTGATTGTCATTTGCACCGATCATCATGATAATAACATCAGGGGTATTTTGATCAATAAGTTTAGAAATATTGCTTTGCCAAGAATAATAATCTGTTCGCACGAGACCGGAAGCGGGCATTGTATGGTTTATGATAACGATATCGCTCTTATCCGAAAAAAACTTCTTAAGGACATCTGCAACAGCAGAAGCTGCAAAATCCCCTATGACCAGAATGCGCTTTGCATTCTCGTTTTTTGGCTTTTGTATGTTTTTTTGTGTTATGATTTTTCTTTGCGGCTTGTTAATTTTTTGTTCTATAATTTGCGGTGATTGTTGTGTCTGTTTGTTTTGTTGTGACAACCATTTGAAGAAGTTGGTTGCGTGACTTGAGGAGGGTTGTATGATCCCCACAATAGAAAGTGAAAACAGCAAGAACATCAAATATATCAGACGAAAAAGAGACAAAATCTTAACGCTCCATTATTGTTTACGAAGAAGAAAAAGCACTTGAGACGATGGATATCCATTTGCTTTTAAACCGTGACGCAACTGAAAAGCTTTAATTGCTTTGCGGGAGGCTGTTCCGATTTTCCCATCAATATTTCCTTTATAATAGCCCAGTGCACTTAAGCGAGATTGCAATTCTTTGCATTCTTGGAAGGTAAGAGGCTGAAAAGGTCTTTGCCAATCATGCACTAATCCAGGATGTCCAGCAATACGATCAGCAAGAAGCGCAACAGCAAAAGCATAACGATCTGCATTATTATAACGTTTTAGAACAAAGAAATTTTTTGTGACTAAGAATATAGGTCCTTTGGCTCCATCTGGATATTTTAATATTGCTTGTTCAGTTAATGGGGGAAGAGAATGCCCATTGGCGTATTTTACACCTAATTTTTTCCATTGTTCAAAGGAATACCACCCACTGGGAAGATTTTTTCCTTGGGGAACTCTCACCTCTACTCCCCAAATAAGGTGTGATTGCCAGCCATTTTTGTGGAGAAGATTAGCAGCAGTAGCCAGAGCATCTGGAACAGAGTTCCAGATATCACGCCGTCCGTCTTTGTCCATATCAACGGCGTAGGTGAGATAACTACTTGGAATAAATTGGGTATGTCCCAAAGCTCCGGCCCAAGATCCAGTGAGTTGAGAGCGTTTAATCTCACCACTTTGTAGAATTTTCATAGCCGCAATCAGTTGTGTATGGGCATATTTTGTACGTTTTTTATCAGCATAGGCTAGGGTTGCAAGCGAGCGAATGGTGTCACGCATGACACTTTTATTGGATAAAATTTTCCCATAATTGCTTTCCATTGACCAAATAGCAAGCAGAATATTGCGGTCAACACCAAAACATTCTTCAATCTGAAGAAGCCATTGATTCCATTTTTTTGCTTGGCGCCGTCCTTCCACAATTGCAATATCATGGACACGATTATCAAAATAATTCCATGAGGGAGCAACAAATTCCGGTTGATATGTGGCACTTTTTAAAACTTCTGGATCAATGGCATTAACACCTTTAAAAGCCATATGAAACGTAGAGGGGGTAATATTGTGAGCAATAGCTGTCTTTTTAAATTCTTTAATCCAGTGTTTAAATCCGCTATCAGCATATGCAAAGGATACAAAAAACATTAAAAAAGCAGATAAAAGAACGAGAAAGCCAGTGATAAGCATTCTGCGATTTATTGACTTCTCTAAAAAAGAGAAAGTCTTCAATTCTGTTTTTTGCATTTTGAAATCCCCATTAATGTTCAATTTATTAGATGTGCAATAACTTTATTTTGTATTTAGTTTAAT from Bartonella kosoyi encodes the following:
- a CDS encoding YggT family protein, with the translated sequence MVYALLQTLDWIFDLYIYILISSVIFSWLYVFNIINSRNRFVILIGNFLYRLTNPVLSPIRKILPNLGTIDISPIVVFIIIYFIRNFMWRVYASMYL
- a CDS encoding DUF167 domain-containing protein, whose protein sequence is MFYQVDKNNLILFVYLIPKSSVDKIIGIESKDGEKQYLTIRLRAVPEDGKANKALIKFLAKQWKIPPSSISLTSGATSRYKRLHFSTHLEELKQIWQSFGDCIS
- the ppa gene encoding inorganic diphosphatase, whose protein sequence is MNIKEIPVGKNPPEDINVIVEVSLGGQPIKYEMDKKSGALFVDRFLHTSMVYPGNYGFVPHTLSDDGDPIDVLICNTRPLMPGCVINVRPIGALMMEDDGGKDEKIIAIPTPKLTKRYINIHDYTDLAEITLKQIEHFFKHYKDLEPGKWAKIEGWRDKNFAHELIKQAVERNKEI
- the typA gene encoding translational GTPase TypA; the encoded protein is MQLRNIAIIAHVDHGKTTLVDGLLKQSGNFRDNQRTSERMMDSNDIEKERGITILAKVTSVVWKDTRINIVDTPGHADFGGEVERILNMVDGAIVLVDAAEGPMPQTKFVVGKALKVGLRPIVAINKIDRPDARVDEVINEVFDLFAALDATDEQLDFPILYGSGRDGWMAEAPEGPKDQGLESLFDLVTRHVPSPRVAEGPFRMIGTILEADPFLGRIITGRIHSGSLKPNQNVKVLGQDGKLLETGRISKILAFRGLERQPIEEGSAGDIVAIAGLQKGTVADTFCDPAVNEPLTAQPIDPPTVTMSFLVNDSPLAGTEGDKVTSRVIRDRLLKEAEGNVALKIEESADKDSFYVSGRGELQLAVLIENMRREGFELSVSRPRVVMQKDENGITLEPIEEVVIDVDEEYSGTVVQKMSERKGEMVELRPSGGNRVRLVFYAPTRGLIGYQSELLTDTRGTAIMNRLFHTYEPYKGDIAGRVNGVMISNDNGESVAYALFNLEDRGPMIIDAGVKVYQGMIIGIHSRDNDLEVNVLKGKKLTNMRASGKDEAVKLTPPIKMTLERALSWIQDDELVEVTPKNIRLRKLYLDPNERKRFEKTRASISS
- the mgtE gene encoding magnesium transporter, with translation MTEIKTAFDFKNFSPEALAEKLKSLHFADSIDIINDLDIMERVTILSLLPLEYVIELFDKPELEQPVAILELLPINRAVEILDGMSADAAADVFQEMDKETRTRLYALLKPLTRAELKKLTSYPDHTAGALMTTEFIAVPSNWTIQKTLDHIREVERTRETVYTSYVIDPKKGTLLKAVSLRNLILASPDEQILNVPTHDSPVTISPFTHHEDIARLFQRHDLLSVPVVDENNHVIGIVTVDDVLDTMVDEMNEDAYKFGGMEALHKPYMQIKFLEMMKKRGGWLALLFIGEMLTASAMQHFETELEKAIILTLFIPLIMSSGGNSGSQATSLIIRALALRELTLKDWWKVIIREIPTGLSLGLLLGIIGVTRIALWQKLGIYDYGQHWIAVSTTVGAALVGIVTFGSLSGSMLPFILKGLKFDPASASAPFVATLVDVMGIIIYFSVASLILSGTLL
- a CDS encoding M3 family metallopeptidase gives rise to the protein MTKSAVLDWKGFSGLPDFSSIRDEDFKPAFEQGLQEAEEELEAIAMVQEPPTLENFLQPFELCGKALDRVCSIFFLRASAHTNALIQQLEQEFVVKLSRYSSKMMMDARIFAKIDALYKQSQQGIFESETTRVLELWWKKFVCHGAKLDNKAQKRLVEINERLAFLNATFGQNVLNDEAEWILFLTQTDLSGLPEDLIASMKEIACERGNKEAYALTLARSIVEPFLKFSNRRDLREVAFQAWAKRGENNNKNDNRSLILEIVALRDEQAKLLGYKSFADLKLDNTMAKSVASVMDLLMPVWERARAKASAEQIELQNFANSQGSNESLAAWDWRYYAEKLRTEKFSFDSAEIKYYFQLDRMIKAAFGVAEKLFGITFEEKNAVVLWHPDARLWEVKKSDGSLLGHFIGDYFARSSKRSGAWMSQLQSQHKLDGGQKPVIYNICNFAKPSKGEMALLSLDDARTLFHEFGHALHGLLSDVTWPSVAGTSVSRDFVELPSQLYEHWLTVPEVLKSYAIHTKTGHPISQELIDKVLAAQTFNAGFSAVEFISSALVDMAFHKGETVTDPTIFEHKKLEKLQMPDTIIMRHRPSHFMHVFAGDGYAAGYYSYMWSEVLDADAFQAFEETGDVFNSELADLLKRFIYSAGGSRDPEELYKAFRGRMPLPEAMMNKRGL
- a CDS encoding SGNH/GDSL hydrolase family protein; its protein translation is MSLFRLIYLMFLLFSLSIVGIIQPSSSHATNFFKWLSQQNKQTQQSPQIIEQKINKPQRKIITQKNIQKPKNENAKRILVIGDFAASAVADVLKKFFSDKSDIVIINHTMPASGLVRTDYYSWQSNISKLIDQNTPDVIIMMIGANDNQPIKDSYSIINTDQSEWMRIYKQRIIEITESLHASGKSWIWIGQPAFGNDLLTQKMKFFNALYKQETEKAGGYFLDIWGGFIDEEGSFSFSGYDIHGKIAKLRTNNGIHFTSEGKKKLASYLEKPLESILNFHAFSHDDPYSTDQTLQKLIQESEKQETSKMMRQPPMSLDDMAQQNTHLLGRRKSSFIKKSWFPPNGHQKDRADNFSFP
- a CDS encoding lytic murein transglycosylase, with translation MQKTELKTFSFLEKSINRRMLITGFLVLLSAFLMFFVSFAYADSGFKHWIKEFKKTAIAHNITPSTFHMAFKGVNAIDPEVLKSATYQPEFVAPSWNYFDNRVHDIAIVEGRRQAKKWNQWLLQIEECFGVDRNILLAIWSMESNYGKILSNKSVMRDTIRSLATLAYADKKRTKYAHTQLIAAMKILQSGEIKRSQLTGSWAGALGHTQFIPSSYLTYAVDMDKDGRRDIWNSVPDALATAANLLHKNGWQSHLIWGVEVRVPQGKNLPSGWYSFEQWKKLGVKYANGHSLPPLTEQAILKYPDGAKGPIFLVTKNFFVLKRYNNADRYAFAVALLADRIAGHPGLVHDWQRPFQPLTFQECKELQSRLSALGYYKGNIDGKIGTASRKAIKAFQLRHGLKANGYPSSQVLFLLRKQ